The DNA segment CAATAAACTGCTGCCGCGTAGCGGGCCATGGATGAGCAACGTCAAAGAAGGGTTCGGCTTTGTCATTCTGGCGTTGCCGGTGTTCCTGCTGGAACGCGTGACGGGCGATGTCTGGGGGCTACGTTTGTGGAGTCTTCTGGGCATCGCGTTCTTCGGCTGGGCTTTACTGCTGAGCCTGAAAAGTCAGCGCGGAGTGGTCAGGATTTTGCAGCTGATTTTCCTCGCAGCGGTGCTGGTGGTAAGCCGTCCATTGCAGGACTGGGCATTTGCACCGGTTGTAAATAACGCTGCACCACAACATGCGCTGAGCTTCCAGAAGATCCACAACATCGATGAATTGAACGCAGCACTGACGGGCGCTCAGAACAAACGCGTAATGCTCGATTTGTACGCCGACTGGTGTGTCGCCTGTAAAGAGTTCGAAAAATACACCTTCTCAACGCCAGAGGTGCAGAATGAACTGGCCAATACTTTGCTGCTTCAGGCAGACGTCACCAAAAATTCGCCAGAGCAAAAGGCGTTATTAAAGCGCCTCGAAGTCCTGGGATTACCGACGATTATCTTCTTTGGCCCTGACGGCAAAGAGTTACCCCAGTCGCGGGTGACCGGATTTATGGATGCAGCAGCATTTACCGCGCATTTGCAGAAAGCCCGTCATTAAACGACACTGGTTTTTGAATAACGCGATTTTTTGAATAACGCGAACTGTGAGGAGGCAAACGTGCTACGCGAACAAGTTCTTGATCAAACCTTAAATATCCTGGAACAACGTGGCCTTGCAACCATGTCACTGGAAAACGTCGCCGAACAAGTTGATGTTCCGCTAAATGAGTTGCGCCGCTTCTGGCCGGATGCAGAAGCACTGCTTTACGACAGTCTGCGTTATCACGGGGAACAAATCGATGTCTGGCGTCGGCAGCTGATGCTGGATGACTCCCTGAGCGCACCGCAGAAATTACTGGCACGCTACAAAGTGCTCGATGAGCAGGTTCGTCAGAAACGCTATCCGGGATGCCTGTTTATCGCGGCTTGCACATTTTTTCCAGACAGCGATATGCCAATCCATCAGTTGGCACAGCAGCAGAAACTGGCGTCTTATGAGTACACGCTGGCACTCCTGCAAGAAATGGGTTCCGATGACGCCGAAATGGTGGCTCAGCAAATGGAGCTGATCCTTGAGGGTTGCCTGAGCAAGCTGCTGGTCAAGCGCCAGCTAAACGACGTGGAAGTTGCACGCCGGTTGGCTGAAGACGTTTTGAATGTTGCACGCTGTCGCGAACACGGCGCGCTTTCCTGATTTTCTGAAGGGACAGACCGCTAATTTCATCGTTTTTGAATGAAAAGCCAGCAAACAAACGTGTTTTATGTGTTTTAGGTGACAAAGCCGTTGACGGCTCAGGCCCAATACGGTTTAATGCGCCCCGTTGCCCGGATAGCTCAGTCGGTAGAGCAAGGGATTGAAAATCCCTGTGTCCTTGGTTCGATTCCGAGTCCGGGCACCATATTTAGAAGAACCCGCCTATGGCGGGTTTTTTGCTTTCTGAGATAGGGACTCTCCATCGAACTTCGTTCGATGACTCGCCTTAACAGGCTCGCCCTGCGGGCCAACGGCAAAGCCGTTGTTCAAACGCCTGCGGCGTTAGTCCGGCCCGGACGCCCTATTTAAAGAAACCAGCCTAACAGCTGGTTTTTTGCTTTCTGGCATTTACAGAAATTTTGCCCCTCTTGCTCCCCTCTCGACGACCGCATTAATCGCTCAGACTTATCCTATAAAGCCATATTAAACCTACATTTGAACTGATACATTGCAGTTTGCACATTTCACATTGCACAAATTTATAGGATGTAAAATGCCCTCGATGCACGCCTGCGGTTATCTGGAAGAAAATCTTTTCTGGCGGAAAAAGCGTATGTGTTGAAAGCGTGTTCAAAGTTGGGAGATGTTGACAATGACTGCAACAACAGAAGCCACACCTCCACATCAGTTCGATGAAATTAATGTGCCAGTACCTGTCCCAAATCCTGATAATTCACTTACTACTAAAATTCCGTACATAATTTATATCGTTTTTCATCGCAAAAAATTGATAGAAATACATCAAAAAGTGAATACTTTGGTAAGGTCACGTGTAAACTATTCTTACAAACTCAATTTTATAAATAAACGATTTATACTGACTATTAATATTTTAGTATATAAAGGTAAAATTATTGCCAACGCAATTGAACGTATTTACCTGATGCAGTGAAAACTCAGGATGTTCGAGACAGGGAGATAGGGATGCAAATGATTTATCTGATTGAAAATCAAATAATCTTTAATCCGGAGGATAACTCACTTTCATTACCAGGCGACACTGAAAGTAAGATCACGGTATCTAATCCTGCGCGGAGAATATTATCACTACTTATTGAGCAGCATGGCACCGTTGTGCAACGTGAAACATTCTTTAAAAAAGTATGGGACGATTATGGGTTGACAGCCAGTAATAATAACCTCAATCATTGCATCAGTAAATTGCGTAAAGTGGTTTCTACACTGGGATATACCGGCGAATTCATCATCACTGTGCCTAAAGTCGGTTTTATCATTAAGAAAGAAACGGATGTTACGGCACCGTTCGAGCTGAACGTTGCTCGGGAGAAAACTGCACCGCTTGCGGTAGAAACTAACGCGTCCCCGGAAATCACGCCGTCTGAACTCCCGCGCACCGAACCTCAGGCAACGCCGGCAGATCTGCGTGAACTTGTAGAGCAGAGCGAGACATTTACTACTGCCACCGAAAAAATTAACTATAAGTATCCTTTTATTTTCACTACATTTTTTATGTTGTCATTTGCTGCCTGGGGACTTTATACGCTGCACGGCGTGATGACCGATCCTAAAGCCAGACTGCAGGTCAGTAAAATCGGCGGCTGCGACCTGTATTCTACTGCACCGGTGTCGATATCCAGAAAACAGGAGTTTATACAGCTGGCTCAGAATTTTATCCTGAAAAATAAAATGACGTGCACACCGGGGAATATATTCTTATTTCAAAGCGAGAAATTTACCACGCCAATTAACACGGGTTCTGTCCGTGATTTTATGGCGCAATGCAGCACCAATGACTCTCACAAAATTAACATTTGCATCAGTTATTATGCGAATGACAGGACAACGCATGATAAGTTTTAGAACATGGCCATCACCCGGCGTGAAAAGCACCTCATTGATACTATTAATGGCAGTGGCTTTACTGGCAGCAAATTTATACGGGGCATCAGTAAAAAATAATAAGATTGCCTTCCCCGTCAATACATCATGCAGAGGAAATATGATTGTGGAATCGACTTACGATAATGAGAGAGCCAGGCTGACTAGTTCGTTTTATTTCAGTTTCCTTGATAATAATAAAATCCTGTTCTCTCTTAGCGGAACAGGGTATTTATATGACAACTCAGGCAAGGTCATCGAACGAAAAACCCTACTGCGAAACATCTATTTTGATTATGTACATGAGGGAAAATCTACCGATACCTACTCTCTCACCAGCACGCAAATAAATATCGACAGCGTAGATAATATGGACTGGAGAATGTCATCCCTTTTATTGATGAACAGTTTTTTTCTGACCGGCCATACGGACACGCTGGTCCTCAAAAAATACGATGAAAACACGATGTTAATTGAGAGTAATCAGTCCCCGATTATGATGTGCGTGTTCAAAAGTGAGATCTGAAATCGCATCCTTGCGTACTGGTTATTTGTAATACAGATAGAGACCAAAACCGCAGGCCTGCGCATAGCGGGCCAGCGTATTAAAACTGGCCTGAGCCGGGCGCTTCTCAAGGCGAGTGATCGCCGGAGGCGTCACTCCGAGGCGTCTGGCAAGTTCGGTTTTACTCAGTCCGGCATCCTCCCGGATAGTCTGCAACATGGCATGGATTTGCGTTTCGGCGATAAGCTCCGGCGCCTGTGCGGAGTAAATCGGTTCTTCCAGCGCCTGAGCGCGTAATTTAGCCGTTCTTAGCATGTCGTTCTCCCTGTTCTGAAATGAGGTCAGTAATAATTAATCTTGACGATTACTGACGCATCAAACTGTCCAAGTGAAAGTGTTTTCCCCGGTATTGCGCTGAGTTTGGCAGTGAAATTTTTGGTGACTTCATTGACGTTATTTAGCTCAGCAAAGTTTTCATATTTATTGAAGGTAATCGCTTGTTCTTTATCGTTGTAAAGCATCAGCTTCGCGCCGTTCGACAGATCGATAGCGGTGTTATCCAGCAACGGGCTGGTCGTCGAAAATTCGGCCTGCAACGAGAAGTTGTCCAGACACCCCTGTTTAACCGCCTTGATAGCAAAAGGCAGGGAAATGCCCGAAGAACGTGAAAGTGTGGTGCTTTGAATTGCGCCAAAATCGACAATCTGCGATTCCGGATACACCTTTAAATCCGAGCCGCAGGCCAGAAAGCGAATGCCCTGTAGTCCCGACAGGTTGTATTTGAGATTTTTCGCCCCCGGTGATTTGTTTATCCCTCTGCTGCCGTCGAGCTGGAATACGGTGAACTGATCCGCCCCCTGGTAGTGTCCGCTGGAAGGAGCGTTGCCGCTGACCTTGATATACAGACGGAAGGTCACATTGACCGTCACATTCTGCCCTTTTCGGATCGGTGTACTGTTCGTGCTAAGACGCTGTTCGTTCTGCTCGAGATCTTGCCCGTTGTAGCTGACACCCAGCAGCAATCCCTCGCCAATCGACTGGGACTTCGGGTTGAAGTAGAAATGAACAACGTCTACGATCGAACCGAGGACGTTATCGCAGTAAGCCGTAACGTTGATATCGTTCGATTCCCAGACTTTGGTACCGACGGGCACATTTGCCGGGATCGCCAACTGCCCCACCGGAATAGCCGGTTTATCCACGATGCCAGTGCCTTTCTCCACGCAGTCCAGCGCCAGTGCGCCACGGGAAAAGAGGAAAAGAAGGATGAACATCATCATCCGCCAACACGTTGCTTTAAAAACTTCAGGCATAACTATCCCCTACCTTTCAGGTAAACCGGTTAATATAGAGAGTTCGCGCTGACGTTATTTAATGGCATCCTTGCTGATGCGCTGACATTGTACGGCTGAACATGTGTACTGATTGATCTGTAAGCCACCGTAGTCGTCCATGTAACCCAGGCTGTAGAGCGTGCTGATGTATTGGCTACCCGTAAGCGATTGTGTGGCAAAAGGTGCGAGCATTACGCTATCGAAACCGGGCACATTGCCTTTATTGTCTTTTCCCAGATAACCCACTGTGATGTAAAACGGCGTCGGATTGGTCAGTTTTAGCCCGTCACTCAGACGGCTTACCTGAAGTTGCTCCTGCCAGTTCCCCTTTACCAGCTTGCGTAATTCCACAGGACGAAAGAATAGCTTCACCCGGCTTTGAATCGCCACCTGCATGACGTTCGCCATATCGCTCTTTGGTGGCACTTCACGCACATTGAAATAAAACAGAGACTCACGGTCTTTGGGCAACGCGGCAGTTTCCGGTAGCTGAAGGATGCGGATCTGGCTCTTCTGACCGGCATCGATACGCTGCATCGGTGGCAGTGCGACCAGCGGAGAACTGATTTTTTCACCCTGCGCATTCTCCAGCCAAACCT comes from the Enterobacteriaceae bacterium Kacie_13 genome and includes:
- a CDS encoding transcriptional regulator gives rise to the protein MLREQVLDQTLNILEQRGLATMSLENVAEQVDVPLNELRRFWPDAEALLYDSLRYHGEQIDVWRRQLMLDDSLSAPQKLLARYKVLDEQVRQKRYPGCLFIAACTFFPDSDMPIHQLAQQQKLASYEYTLALLQEMGSDDAEMVAQQMELILEGCLSKLLVKRQLNDVEVARRLAEDVLNVARCREHGALS
- a CDS encoding CadC family transcriptional regulator; amino-acid sequence: MQMIYLIENQIIFNPEDNSLSLPGDTESKITVSNPARRILSLLIEQHGTVVQRETFFKKVWDDYGLTASNNNLNHCISKLRKVVSTLGYTGEFIITVPKVGFIIKKETDVTAPFELNVAREKTAPLAVETNASPEITPSELPRTEPQATPADLRELVEQSETFTTATEKINYKYPFIFTTFFMLSFAAWGLYTLHGVMTDPKARLQVSKIGGCDLYSTAPVSISRKQEFIQLAQNFILKNKMTCTPGNIFLFQSEKFTTPINTGSVRDFMAQCSTNDSHKINICISYYANDRTTHDKF
- a CDS encoding helix-turn-helix domain-containing protein; its protein translation is MLRTAKLRAQALEEPIYSAQAPELIAETQIHAMLQTIREDAGLSKTELARRLGVTPPAITRLEKRPAQASFNTLARYAQACGFGLYLYYK
- a CDS encoding fimbrial protein; the protein is MPEVFKATCWRMMMFILLFLFSRGALALDCVEKGTGIVDKPAIPVGQLAIPANVPVGTKVWESNDINVTAYCDNVLGSIVDVVHFYFNPKSQSIGEGLLLGVSYNGQDLEQNEQRLSTNSTPIRKGQNVTVNVTFRLYIKVSGNAPSSGHYQGADQFTVFQLDGSRGINKSPGAKNLKYNLSGLQGIRFLACGSDLKVYPESQIVDFGAIQSTTLSRSSGISLPFAIKAVKQGCLDNFSLQAEFSTTSPLLDNTAIDLSNGAKLMLYNDKEQAITFNKYENFAELNNVNEVTKNFTAKLSAIPGKTLSLGQFDASVIVKINYY
- a CDS encoding fimbria/pilus periplasmic chaperone — translated: MNNPILRLSGALLMIAGMIQPVLAAVNLDRTRIIYNASDKSVSVMLENQSKDLPYLAQVWLENAQGEKISSPLVALPPMQRIDAGQKSQIRILQLPETAALPKDRESLFYFNVREVPPKSDMANVMQVAIQSRVKLFFRPVELRKLVKGNWQEQLQVSRLSDGLKLTNPTPFYITVGYLGKDNKGNVPGFDSVMLAPFATQSLTGSQYISTLYSLGYMDDYGGLQINQYTCSAVQCQRISKDAIK